In the genome of Odocoileus virginianus isolate 20LAN1187 ecotype Illinois chromosome 17, Ovbor_1.2, whole genome shotgun sequence, the window TCTTACAGCAAAGCTTCCATGAGCCAGCATCACATTATAAACCAAGAGCCAAGAAAAGTGACTCAAAGTCACCATATTCACAAAAGACTGATCTTATTTACATAgcagtttattaatttttgatcAGGATAGTGTTCTGAGACCATAAAATATCAATGCTTCCCATCCAGGAAATCCTCTCCCCTGTGCCAAAGGACAAAGAATTTATCTGCCAGTAGCTCAGTGGGCATGGAGTCAATCTTTGCGATCATGTTATCTCCCCTGCCAGGTAAGCATGGAGTCAGTCTTAAGGACCACTTCACTGGGCCATGGTGAGGCCTGCTAGAGCACCGCCATGGCAACCCAACTCATTGTACCAAATTTAGCATCTGCCAACCTCCACCATGGCAACCCAACTCATTTTACCAAATTTAGCATCTGCAAACCTCTGCattttttagcttctcttttctagGCTCTCAACTGACTATGCCTCTTTGATTCACATCATTTATATCTGGTCCACAGCATATATAACACCAGTTGATGAGATGTTCACTTACTCAATTATAATCACAGTCCAGTCCCGCCCTCCTAGTTTCACTGGGTCACCGTGATGGAAAATTGTGTGTGATCACAAATTCTTCAGGTATCCACTTACATCctgctcctccccccaccccaagtagCTCAATCACTTGCTGTGTTTTAAGAGTTAACCCATAGGAATAGCCATTTTTCACCTCATATTTCCCTCTATGATGGTTTTTCCTCTCTCCATCTTGGGCACCCTTCACAGATACTACCAACTTTTCCCGAGAGGGGAACTCACTTGAACCGTGAATTCATGacagcaacaaaagaaaaggTGTAGGGATTGGAATGATCCAGTATTGACATCAACACATAGTTTGTGAACAGATTCCTCCCATCGTTTgtcacatttttctttgaaagctCAAGGCAATGTTTTTGTTAATCAAGGCATTTGGTTAAAATAACAATTGAGTTTTAAAGATACTACTTTATtaagtcttgggacttcccttgtggttcagtggttaagactccactctctCAGTGCAgagagcacaggtttgatcccgagtcagggaactaagatcccgcatgccaaaTGGCATGACCGAGAAAAAAAAAGACGTCTCTGTCTCAATTTCTACACCTTTGCAACTCTGGTTTTAGTCTGACTACATTCAAAccctctgcttttattttctgcctGTGCTTACTTCCAACTGTGGCAGTTTCACCTTGTCtctatttgtcattttccccCTCTGTGCCTTGGTTCTAACGACTCTTTGATGGGGATATCTCAcaatccctctctctctctgtccccctctctgttttttcctctatCTGTAAGTTCCCTCTTTTTCCTAGCTTTTTTCTTTGAATGGTTATTTCATCGTTCTGCCCCCACTTCCcccttttttcttattctcttcacTCCCTGTGCTTATTCTTCTGTGTCATTCCACATTTCCTATTCTCACTTCTCATCATCCTACCAGTCTCTGCCTCGCAGTTCTTGTCTCTGTGTTGTGCACTGTAGCTGTTTGTGCTTTGTCTTTCTGCCGGTCTCCAACTCAACATATTGCATGCTTTTTCTGTCAATGAATCTTTCCATTGACTGCTTCCTCTACCTTCTGTTCTGCTTCTCAGCTTCCCTGCTaatcttcatctctctctctctttttttggtcgCATcatgcagcatttgggatctttgttccccaaccagggatcgaactcatgccccctgcattggaagtgcagaatcttaaaccactggaccaccagggaagtcccccgctGGTCTCTATTACCACCTCTTTCCTCTCACTCTGCTAATCTGTCAGTCACTACCACCTGTCTCCCCCGGATCTGGTGGTTCCTCCTTGTCACTCACTCACCTTATTTCACCATCTAGACTATCTGTATCTTCCGCCATTGGGGTCCCTTCCCATCAGCcgttatttctattttgtttgttttctttatgacCATTTAACCAATTCTATGATTTTGGTTCTTCTCACCATCCATAACAGACTTTCTTGAAATTTCTGCCAAGGATTGTGTCTTGtcctctctttgtctctcctATGGAACAAATCTTTTCCTAGCTGTCCTTCCATCTGGctatgtctgtttctttcatTCCCTTTGTCTCTCTCTAGCTTagctttttgcttttatctctctcttgcttttgtcTCCTGTATCTTTTCTGTGGATAATTAAGGGTTATCCATTTCTTTCCCATTGTTTAGTGGAATTGCAACCTTCATCTGCTTATACTTCATACAACCTGGATGTTCTGCCTGCAGAAGGGAGGTGTCTTgtgcaatagaaaaaaaaagaaaagaaaataaagtaaaagcagcagaggagaaaggagagcttGCAAATTAATCCCAGAAGAGAGTCAGATATTCCTTAATGCTTCTGCATCCAAGTGGGAGCCTCACCTCATTTGCTTCTGCCTCTGACCTCATTCTTCCATGAAAGCCTGAGCTTGGGAAGATCCTATACGGGGCACCCAGAATGGGTGGTTGAGTTCCTGCTATGGCTCTAGACTTTAGTACAGTCTGGAGAAGACAGACCTAGACAAGTGCTCATTCCTCTAATGAATCTCAGAATTCCtctaagaatctgcattttctttgaaaaggtCCAAAGACACTAAAAAAAGGTAAAAGGAGGATGCTGGACACAGTCAGACTAGGTTGAAATACAAACAGAATAATGTGGTTTTGAGAACCAGAAACATCACCAGTTTCTTGTCTCTTGGCAACTGTTATGTCCATCCCTACTGGTTACACATAGCACCTGTTGTACCCTCCTCCCTCTGCTATAATTTGGTCATGGATGAggtctctcttctctctgatcTTCACCCCTTCTGACCAGATCTCTTTCTGATCCTAGAAGGACttccactttcctcatctgttccTGTGCTAAAGCAGAGTCTCTGTTCCCGTTGGCAGTTTCATCCAGCTTCATGCCTCCCACTACCCTTTATTGGTAGCACAGACTGTACCTCTGGAATTAATTTGCTGAAAAGGGCAGTTGTCTGATGATGGGATTCAGTGAACAGTAGCCCAGGTTCCCACCCATCCATGAATATTAGCATTTCTCCTCAGATCCTAGGAATGCAGGAGTTAGCTGGAAGAGGAACTGAGATACTGAAAACCCAGTCCAGGCCTTGTCCCTGGGGGACAGTGCATTGAAGACCAGCGTCTCCTGGTCTTGGTCTTCCCTCCCCCAGGCCTGGCAGAGGAGGAGCCTGAGGCTCAGTCTTTCAGGCTGAGAGTGGAATCATCCCTGATGATGGACTCACCATCACAATCTGTCCTGGTGCCCCTGGTTTCCTTGTTTCCAAGGATGGGTGGGCAGGGCCGAGATCGCAAAACATCACGGACCAAAATGTGGACGCCCAAATTTATGCTCATGACACCCACAGTGGCCAGTCCAGTTCCACCAAGGATGGCCAGAGCAAGAGGGATCTGGTGGCGTTGCTGGAACAGCCACAGGCTCATCCATCCCAGTGGCACCAGGCGGAAGAGGGCCAGGGTGGCCAGGGTGGCCCAGCTGGTCACGCTGAAGGCCAGGGATGGGGCCTGGCGAGAGAGCAGCAGTAGCTGTCGTAGGTGCAGGCAGGTGGAGTTGAGCTCCAGGAGCAGAGACACCACAGAGAAGCCCACGTAGTGGCCGGACAGAACAGCGGTGCTGAGGCAGCTCACTACCTGGGGAGCCGAagtcagaggtcagaggtcagaggaCCTTCCATGACTGACCACCCATGAGATCCCAACATGATCAGGTCCCAACATCCCAGTCCTCGAGAAGGGTTCCCAAGCATCTTGTGGCACTTCCCACACAGCCCCCAACAAAGCCAACCTTATGTTTACCCTTCTGTTAGGAGCCTGAATAGCCTAGTAACAACCCTTCCATAGAATTGAATTGGAGCAGCTCTGGCCCCAGGCTGTCTGTCCCCTACTATTTGCATTCCTATGCTTTCACACCCCATCCCTACTCCCAGTACTGGGACTCCACCTTCTTATTAAAGCTCCATTGTCAATGTTTCGGCAATAGACTGGACACCTGTGGGAACCCAGTCTCCTTGGGCAGTGCTGACTCCAACTGTGGCCAGCAGTAATCCCCTCCCCCCAGTTCAGCCCAAGGTTGGGAGGATTAAGCGCCAGCAGGGGTCAGAAACTGGGGGAAGTCACAGGACAGAAAGCTGAGAGACTAGGAACCCCCAGGCTGGGCATGCCTCCTTCCCTGTCTCGCCGCTGGCCAAGTCTCACCACCACATGGTGACAAAGAAGTTCCCAGGCTTGGCCCAAGGTCTGATTCCAGAACAAGTCAATCCCATCTGCCAGGAAATAACCTGTGGGCAAGGAGGGGAGGTTGGCGTTAGGCCTCCCCCAAGCCAGTGTCCAGTCTTGAAAAGAATCTCCACCCGctcctttctctgctctttaGTTTCCTCTCAGTAAAGCTGCCAGAAACATTTCACTCCATCAAGAAATGGAAGAGAGAAGGAGACCTGGAATGACTTCTGGAAGTTTGTCCCCTGCCCcaaactgttaggggaagcacactgattgaaatcgcccaccctggccaggcaccatagtaaccatctgcGTGAGTTGTTTtaggacaggaggtcctggtaaggaacagggaactaataagcctccaccaaccagaagagtttgggaaaggtcaaaaggagacaccacctgtccaaccacctcccagaatcctctctggCATCCACCTTAGCCGAACAAGCCatgtaccaccaggaaggactccgagtcagaatgattggctaaggacaacCTAGAAACTAATCTCATCGCCATAAAACCCATGTGAtaagagcagttctcctgggttcccttaacctactgctctccacgcgggtgccctttcccagtaaaatctcttgctttgtcaacacatgtgtctcctcggacaattcattccCCGactgttagacaagagcccagtttcgggccctggaaggggtcccctttcctGCAACAAAACTGGTCCAGCTTTCCCTTAAGACTCACCCACAGAGACAGCCACCAGCACCAGAGCCCAGGGAGGGTGGCCATGAATCGGGTCGGCGGACATCTGAGGGTACAGCGACAGCCTGGAGGAGACGGGGGAGCCATGGTCAGCGTTTGTGTAGATACGGATCGACAGCACCCACTCATCCAcaaccccaccccagcctcagacTCTTCGAGATCTCGCATGGATTCTAAAGAAGCCCCCGGGTCTTTTAATCCCAGCCAACCTGCCCCCCTCCCTCGCCCTCGCCACGGTGCCTCCGAAACCTCTTAGGTCCCGCACCCGAGCAGCGCCCCGGCCCCCGTAAGCAGGCTGTGCACCAGGGAGACACAAGTGTTCCGCCACTTCCAACGGTCCTGGGCGGCAGATCCCGGCGTGGGCAGTAGCTGCAGCCCCCAGTGCAGCCCCCGGAAAGCAGCGAAGGAGGCGCCGGTGACGAGGAGCCCAGAGGGCGCCATGGCCTGGCGGGCAGGCTAGGTCCGGATCGGTCCCTGGGGCTCCCGGGCTCTCAGCCCCGACGAATCCAACACCCCGCTGCGGGGACTGCGAGCAGGCTTCTCCGCAAGGCTGGGTGCCTAGATTCCCCCGCCCGCTCCGCCTTCGAAATCGGCTTTAACTTTTCCGGATCTCTTCCACGCCCCCAACCCTTGGCTGGGCGGTGATTGGAGAAGCGGTGGGGCCACCGCCCCTTGAGGCACAGCCTTCGATCGCGTGTCGCCCTGGAGGCGGATGGAGGGTAGGGGACTTACCCGGATCAGACCCGTAAACGGAGCTTAGGGAGGCTTTCTGGATGTCGACAGGGGTCTTCCCAAGCTCTCTGGTGTCCCCACGTCCCCACAAATCCGGAAATGGCTTGTTAATCTCACCTGACACTCTCAGAGGCCCAGCCATGTGAATCTTCACCTATTTCACCTGCTCTCACCTCTCACCTGCTGGCCCTCCTGCCTGCCCTACCCACTTAGCCCTGAAGTTAGAGGCCAGGGCAAACTCACTCCTACGGGCATAAACCTCGCCATCGCTCTGCCCCGCGCCCCACCCCGGTCTCAGTTGTGGAGCGGAGGGGCACCTCACTTCCTTCCAGCCACCTTGAACACATTTCAGCAACCCCACGTAAACTCCAGGAGTCCTGCCCTTTGACATGGTACCTCTCATAGGGAACACTCCCTTTCTCTGAGAGACCCACCAGTCCCTCCCCTAACCTCTCCGGAGGACCCTTACCATCAAGAAGGGAACCATTCAGCCAGCCCCACAGACTTGAAAAGtagcccccaccgcccccccccccccccccgcccccgccagggCTTGGTACCCATTAGGGGAGGAGTGAGTATCTCTGCCAATCTGAGGAGGCAAAGAGAGGTCACACAGGGTCACCTCAAGACTGGGGCAGAGTCAAAGGGAAAAAGCCCCATCTTGCTTTCAGAAGCAGGACTGTCAGGATTATACAGAAGCTTTCAGCTTTGGGGGCAGGGAGCTCTTTCTCTCCTGAAGAGTGACAGGTTCTTCCTGTTTCCCATTTTACTCCATCCACTCTACACCTCTTTAGGTGGCAGCCACCAAGTCAGAGCAATAGCTGTTCCCTATACAAGGAGTGGATTCCAGCTACtcccaaagaataaaattcataaaGCAATAGGTGCTCCCACAAATGTTCTCACAACTCCCCTCCTCCACCAAAACCCCATTAAATGAACGGGGCTGGGGGGATCCCTTCATTCTTCCACACCCACCACtccagaagttttaaaaattacactgattcttttaaatcttatttattaTATGAAAGCCATACATGATTAATGGAGAAAATCTGGCAACTACAGAAAACCAAACAGGAAAATTACGACTTTATTCCATCATCCAAAGATAACCACTATTATTAACAATTTGTCTGCAGTCTTTTAACTCTTATAAAGTACACACccatatttaaaaaagcaaaattgagATCACATAATACACACCATTTTATAACCTTTTTAATATTCAGAGAGCATTTTTCTTTCCAGTCAAATGCTCTCCTACATGACTTTTAATGGCTGCGCAGTGTTCCACCATCTGGGTGGATACATAATAATTTACTCAAGCAACCCTCTCTTGCAAATTTTCATtacagcagaaaaagaaatgaattcccAACCGGACAGTTGGTTCTCAATTTTTCCTACTGCATTGCTGGGATGAACATCTTATAACTAATCTTTAATTATATTCTTAGGATACATTCCCAAATGTAGAATTACTAGATCAAAGGCCATGAAACTTTTAGGATGTTTGGCACACATTACCAAACTGACATCAGTAAGACTACCCATTTGTATACCTGTGTGCAATGTATGAGAGTGTTAGTACTCCTTTGTCAATAACTgggtcttattttttctcttatagtTTGCTACAGGAAAAATGCTTCCAGCTATAGCAGCCTTTCTTTAATTACTAAAAAAGCACACCTTTTCCCATGGTTTTATCTATCGGGATTTCTTTCATGAATTTTCTGCATATGTCCTTTCACAGCTGGCTCTTGCTCCTCTAGGGTGCTTATAGACAAATTACATGGTGATGAGGGGTGGAAGCAGGAGGATGAAGCGAAGGACGCTTCAACATGGTCCCACATCTCTGAGGGAGGCAGAAAGACTGGCGAGCAATGGAGAATGAAGTAGACGGCTGGAAGCTTGTCCTCGGTGGAGGGTGGCTGtcctccctcctcctgggggtGCTCCTGGCCCCTATGGGCCCCCCTCTGCAGGATGTCCAGACAGGGCCCTGTGCCCTCCAGGCCTGGTCCTTCACTGGTCTTCTGTCTGCCTCTGTGTTTCCAGgctttttttcctcatttctgcTCCATGATGGGTGAGGATGGCAGAGCCATGTACCCAAGGCTGGATGAAGACACTGTGGCCCGTGAAGcgaggaggggaagaaaggatgGAAGCAATGTCCAGGGACAGAGCAACCTTTGTTGCAGCCTGTGAGTGGACTCAAGTCTACCCACCCTCCTCTATTGCAGTCCACTCACATCCAGCTTAGGCTGCAGAGGGTGGGTTCAATGAGCTACTCTCTCCTAAAACTGTTCCTCAAAAGTGGAGAACAGGACCCAGTTACCTGCACAACTCCTGCTCCCAAACAGAACAAACAGCTTCCAATAACCCCTGAACTTGATTACCTTCAGGCAGACAGACTGGGCCAAGGCTGAAACACACCAGAACATGAGCCCAAGGGTGAGATTAGATCAGGAGCTGGGGGTGGCAGGTTTATTCTGCCTGATGCCCCTAAAGCGGTCACATCTCATAACCCATCTCTTCTGGTTGCTAGAGAGGAGAATTTCCTGCCTGCACAGGCCTGAGCTGAATCTCACACCCTGTCCTTGAAGAGT includes:
- the TLCD2 gene encoding TLC domain-containing protein 2, whose translation is MAPSGLLVTGASFAAFRGLHWGLQLLPTPGSAAQDRWKWRNTCVSLVHSLLTGAGALLGLSLYPQMSADPIHGHPPWALVLVAVSVGYFLADGIDLFWNQTLGQAWELLCHHVVVVSCLSTAVLSGHYVGFSVVSLLLELNSTCLHLRQLLLLSRQAPSLAFSVTSWATLATLALFRLVPLGWMSLWLFQQRHQIPLALAILGGTGLATVGVMSINLGVHILVRDVLRSRPCPPILGNKETRGTRTDCDGESIIRDDSTLSLKD